A stretch of the Helicoverpa zea isolate HzStark_Cry1AcR chromosome 15, ilHelZeax1.1, whole genome shotgun sequence genome encodes the following:
- the LOC124637147 gene encoding uncharacterized protein LOC124637147, which produces MMLTEVEERIVALCGGESFSTGDAHLGIQPFPENDTPSPSPEAQPIYNTNDDNINVPQQQQSQARPTEESAAIVFYDSALIEDSPAPRNYRPPASAISRKLFASSSSSIVGTSQSILRNNQLDNTPPPNPHVYHPSLSPPTVTLSHTPTPSPSRRGSTPVASPVIPRTAASSFSRHTASVASPSRRSRTVRGSRGGSVSRHTSSVAALPPSQRRTEFSSMTERFLRLEEQQLEIQRLNTQIMQSFLERSAERDRIFAEAVAAVGQGLQALAQAVNRDRNSPP; this is translated from the exons ATGATGCTAACTGAGGTTGAGGAAAGGATTGTTGCTTTGTGTGGTGGTGAAAGCTTTTCCACAGGAGATGCACATTTAGGCATTCAGCCGTTTCCG GAAAATGATACGCCGTCTCCATCACCCGAAGCACAACCTATATACAATACTAATGATGACaac ATTAATGTACCACAACAACAGCAGAGTCAGGCACGGCCTACTGAGGAATCAgcagctattgtattttat GATTCCGCCCTGATTGAGGACAGTCCAGCACCTCGAAATTACAGACCACCAGCTAGTGCAATTTCGAGAAAACTGTTTGCTTCCTCATCCAGCTCCATTGTTGGAACTAGCCAAAGCATTTTACGG AATAACCAGTTAGACAACACTCCTCCTCCAAATCCTCATGTTTATCATCCCAGCCTGTCCCCTCCAACTGTAACACTTTCCCATACGCCCACACCTTCACCTTCACGCCGTGGTTCCACCCCAGTAGCCTCCCCAGTCATTCCAAGAACTGCGGCTTCATCAT ttTCACGTCACACAGCTTCAGTGGCTTCACCTTCTCGGCGCTCTAGGACAGTTCGTGGTAGTCGAGGTGGTTCTGTGT CACGTCACACGTCTTCAGTTGCTGCTCTTCCACCATCACAACGGCGAACGGAATTCTCCTCCATGACTGAGAGATTCCTGaggttggaagaacagcagctggagatacaaagattgaataCGCAGATCATGCAGTCCTTTCTGGAGAGGAGTGCAGAGAGGGACAGAATTTTTGCTGAAGCTGTAGCTGCAGTCGGTCAAGGGCTGCAAGCATTGGCACAGGCCGTCAACAGAGATAGGAATTCTCCTCCATGA
- the LOC124637202 gene encoding uncharacterized protein LOC124637202: MKNFVPLVLICYISLVAFILIDVGEANDTKAVLHRNRRYLSFLNMTRFYLKFNFKANIIPWNQLFAQAIGFRINWDAPPTTFRSFHRIYRRDIYDFVESLLDRNGLDGYHCLRRAICEMQMISEPNVIYHKLLKIVFRKMSPATERWHNITESDCNISINTCPISLLEVSPYTDLV; encoded by the exons ATGAAGAACTTCGTACCATTGGTGTTGATCTGCTACATAAGTTTAGTAGCATTCATCCTAATAGATGTTGGGGAGGCTAATGACACAAAGGCGGTTTTACACAGAAATAGGAGATATTTATCGTTCCTGAATATGACTCGGTTTTAT ctTAAGTTCAACTTCAAAGCGAACATAATCCCGTGGAACCAACTGTTTGCCCAGGCTATAGGGTTCCGTATAAATTGGGACGCTCCTCCGACTACTTTTCGATCTTTTCATAGGATATACCGAAGGGATATTTACGATTTTGTTGAATCGTTGTTGGACAG AAATGGTCTGGACGGCTACCATTGCCTGCGACGTGCCATCTGTGAGATGCAAATGATCTCAGAACCAAATGTTATCTACCACAAACTTCTGAAAATAGTTTTTAG GAAAATGTCTCCAGCAACGGAACGGTGGCACAATATTACTGAATCAGACtgcaatatttcaataaatacctGTCCCATATCATTGCTAGAAGTTTCACCCTATACCGATCTTGTTTAA
- the LOC124637044 gene encoding uncharacterized protein LOC124637044, translating into MLLALILFNLLWVFGADAGRHRRYLVYPDGGPARAQFIIGLGVPVDLKEQSVTVGTVIKFQYDLPTNSTEYTSRIYGFAETVSRDMDEDTPTKDVSNEIDSDDSRQLSETEDAVTDRPEGDNDTLVDVTFDENRRKRSLVYSEGGVLITDSTTVKNEMSLEDAIKRQEMIDQNAIEEEEEPQRMNRWDFYKVIERMVERYGYSGRPCLLRTICEAAEVPFTHENGLLGEIGHILFTPSTTKDTLSHHTDNEYHAAERLGRETGVSCEDLFPECEGSILETFTHIGEETLHKFGFL; encoded by the exons ATGTTGCTTGCTTTAATTTTGTTCAATTTGCTTTGGGTGTTTGGAGCCGACGCGGGAAGGCACCGCCGGTACCTCGTCTACCCTGACGGTGGCCCGGCCAGAGCACAG TTCATCATCGGTCTCGGTGTTCCAGTAGATCTGAAAGAGCAATCAGTGACCGTAGGCACAGTAATAAAATTCCAATATGATTTGCCTACAAACAGTACTGAATATACAAGCAGGATCTACGGTTTCGCCGAAACTGTCTCCAGAGACATGGATGAGGACACTCCGACGAAAGACGTCTCAAACGAAATAGATTCAGATGATTCGAGACAATTGAGTGAGACAGAAGATGCTGTAACTGACAGACCTGAGGGAGACAACGATACGTTAGTCGATGTCACTTTTGATGAGAATAGAAGAAAGAGGTCTTTAGTTTACTCTGAGGGTGGCGTATTAATTACTGATAGTACGACtgttaaaaatgaaatgtcCTTAGAAGATGCTATTAAAAGACAAGAAATGATTGACCAGAATGCtattgaagaagaagaggaacCGCAAAGGATGAATCGTTGGGACTTCTATAAAGTCATCGAACGTATGGTTGAAAG GTACGGGTATTCAGGGCGTCCGTGCTTGCTTCGAACAATCTGCGAGGCTGCCGAGGTACCATTCACCCATGAAAACGGCTTGCTCGGCGAAATTGGACATATACTATTCAC GCCATCAACAACAAAGGACACTCTATCCCACCACACGGACAACGAGTACCATGCTGCGGAGAGACTGGGAAGAGAGACGGGAGTTAGCTGCGAGGATCTGTTCCCGGAGTGTGAGGGTTCCATACTGGAAACCTTCACTCATATTGGAGAAGAGACGCTGCATAAGTTTGGGTTCTTGTAG
- the LOC124636768 gene encoding uncharacterized protein LOC124636768 yields MHKYMQVCVLCYICFVVFILIDVGNANDTTIQRHRRYLSFKNMSHFFLRFNFKVNIVPWNQIFAQALGFRMNWDDPPDTFHPYRNHFIHRRSLYSHAETLLDKNGLNGYHCVRRAICEMETIPEPHKIYHKLLKMVFRRQSAATDRWHRKTAEDCEVSISSCPFSFLDVSLYTDI; encoded by the exons atgcaTAAGTATATGCAAGTTTGTGTCCTGTgctatatttgttttgtagtgtTTATACTTATTGATGTAGGTAACGCTAATGATACCACAATTCAACGGCACAGAAGGTATCTTAGCTTCAAGAACATGTCGCATTTCTTT CTTCGTTTCAACTTCAAAGTCAACATAGTGCCGTGGAACCAGATCTTCGCGCAAGCCCTCGGATTCCGTATGAACTGGGACGATCCGCCCGACACCTTCCATCCTTATAGAAACCATTTCATACATAGAAGGAGTCTTTATAGTCATGCTGAGACTCTTTTGGACAA GAACGGCCTGAATGGGTACCACTGCGTCCGCCGAGCCATTTGCGAAATGGAAACGATCCCTGAACCTCACAAAATATACcacaaacttttaaaaatgGTATTCAG GCGACAATCAGCGGCTACAGACAGATGGCACCGCAAAACTGCTGAAGATTGTGAAGTTTCCATATCATCATGCCCGTTCTCATTCCTAGATGTATCACTTTACACAGATATATAA
- the LOC124637095 gene encoding uncharacterized protein LOC124637095, whose product MVMKRQINSLPLVYPQGGTYKLIIGLSAPIKAEDYISLAFAANFQYQYVQFTNITQLSQYYFIKTVSREQREAEIAARRDERLTFYTAVADMLKAKGMNGDECVFRAICEAAQYPVEEEGLVGELLHILLTPDYGKTPFDEKDDDLLYLMGSYYDAATAGRQMFNCASIYSGCPEGQGLMEMFSILRDE is encoded by the exons ATGGTGATGAAGCGGCAGATCAACAGCTTGCCTCTGGTTTATCCTCAAGGAGGTACTTATAAG CTGATCATCGGCCTCTCAGCACCAATCAAAGCTGAGGACTACATAAGCCTCGCCTTCGCAGCGAACTTCCAGTACCAATACGTGCAATTCACCAACATTACCCAGCTATCTCAGTATTACTTCATCAAGACGGTGTCTAGAGAGCAGAGGGAGGCAGAAATAGCAGCCAGGAGAGATGAACGGCTGACGTTTTATACGGCTGTTGCTGATATGTTGAAGGC AAAAGGCATGAATGGTGACGAGTGCGTGTTTCGAGCAATTTGTGAAGCTGCGCAATACCCAGTGGAAGAAGAAGGATTGGTGGGAGAATTACTTCATATTTTGCTGAC GCCAGACTACGGCAAGACCCCTTTTGACGAGAAAGACGATGATTTACTATACCTGATGGGTTCCTACTATGATGCGGCCACGGCTGGGAGGCAGATGTTCAACTGTGCTTCTATCTACTCCGGCTGCCCTGAGGGTCAGGGCCTCATGGAGATGTTCAGCATATTGAGAGATGAATGA
- the LOC124637203 gene encoding uncharacterized protein LOC124637203: protein MLSKAIISIFITVTSLDFNVIAEGIKPSEIMHRDRRQLQLLYLNSSVLQFNAGFGFPSAAKHINVNYAFQANFQLPWNRTQIPIDILEANSGYVGTARKKREAGIREDKNGNYQDDARLYHFYKHVESVLDGFGHNGRSCVLQTLCQLGAEPLHSDDEEDLLHEMATFVLNPKNDGIHNLTEKDETYPYIKAYTDGEKHEDCTKLYRGCELSFIDVFTKLHNRS from the exons ATGCTTTCCAAAgcaattatatcaatatttataacgGTCACATCACTAGACTTCAATGTAATCGCCGAAGGAATCAAGCCCAGTGAAATTATGCATAGGGATCGACGACAATTGCAATTGCTGTATTTGAATAGCTCTGTTTTGCAG ttTAACGCTGGCTTCGGCTTTCCAAGTGCAGCGAAACACATCAACGTGAACTACGCATTTCAAGCGAATTTCCAACTGccgtggaatcgaacccaaatACCCATAGATATATTAGAAGCTAACTCTGGCTATGTTGGTACTGCAAGGAAGAAACGAGAAGCAGGGATCAGAGAAGATAAAAATGGGAATTATCAGGATGATGCAAGACTTTATCATTTCTATAAACATGTGGAGTCTGTTTTAGATGG GTTTGGTCACAATGGCAGGTCCTGTGTTCTGCAGACCCTATGCCAACTTGGAGCTGAACCTCTTCACTCTGATGATGAAGAGGATCTGCTCCATGAAATGGCAACGTTTGTATTAAA TCCCAAAAACGATGGCATCCACAACCTTACTGAAAAGGACGAAACTTACCCTTACATAAAGGCGTACACCGACGGAGAGAAACACGAAGACTGCACGAAGTTATACCGGGGATGTGAACTCTCCTTTATAGATGTATTCACTAAGTTACACAATCGatcttaa
- the LOC124637204 gene encoding uncharacterized protein LOC124637204: MTIQTIVLLSVICEETTTKKRQRRYLLFTPATQWGVFATVSIPLHPNTYVSVAWFLEANYYNVDNATYFEPLLGDIETTSRKRLDRSIEAPKKVMTRSSVYTLIESMLQKHGYPGRPCLLRLICENAYAHFLHNGLIGDLIYLILTPSASMSEDDVEDSFYEAEYYGLDKKCKRYIKTCPSNLLETITVYTDAENMA; this comes from the exons ATGACCATTCA GACCATAGTGTTGTTGAGTGTAATATGTGAAGAAACGACCACAAAAAAGAGACAAAGAAGATATTTATTGTTCACACCAGCCACACAGTGGGGG GTATTCGCCACGGTATCCATCCCCCTTCACCCGAACACGTACGTGAGTGTGGCATGGTTCCTGGAAGCCAATTACTACAACGTGGACAATGCTACCTACTTCGAGCCCTTGCTGGGGGATATTGAAACT ACATCAAGAAAAAGACTTGATCGTAGTATTGAAGCGCCAAAGAAAGTTATGACCAGAAGCAGTGTCTATACTCTAATCGAGTCCATGCTACAAAA acaCGGGTATCCTGGCCGTCCATGCTTGCTTAGACTCATATGTGAGAATGCTTATGCTCATTTCTTGCATAATGGTCTGATAGGAGACTTGATATACTTGATCCTAAC accTTCTGCTTCTATGTCTGAAGATGATGTAGAAGACAGCTTCTACGAAGCAGAATACTATGGCTTAGATAAAAAATGCAAGAGATACATCAAAACATGTCCATCGAATCTTCTCGAAACGATTACTGTGTATACTGATGCTGAAAATATGgcgtaa